The window GAACTGCCGGACATGAGCGGGGCGTCGCAATGGCTGGCGGAAAATCAGATCCTGGACCCCGAAGGGCCGGGCGCGATGTTCGAGCCGCTGGGCATGCGGCGCGGCCTGGTTGGCAGGATCAAGCGCCGTCTGTCGCGAAAGCGTCCGTCCTATCCTGTTTTTGCCCGTAAAGGTGCGTGACCCGCCCGTCGCGGATCAGGACATCGGCGGTGATGCGCATCCAGCGGATATCGCCGTCGGGGCGGACGATGCGGGTATCCAGCACGAAACTTTGCCCCAAACGGATCGCATCGGCCCGCAGCTGCTCAAGCGCATCGCGCGATTCCGGCAGATAACGGGCCAGGACGTCGCGGCGTTCAGGCCGCACCGCGCGGTCCATCCCGAACAGGTCGAACACGCCAAGCGCCCAGGTCAGCCGGTCATCGGCCAGGTCGCATTGCCAG of the Sphingomonas sp. BGYR3 genome contains:
- a CDS encoding PAS domain-containing protein, which codes for MLISHVLAPPMPRPTALKRPKDGPLLPLPVRWQCDLADDRLTWALGVFDLFGMDRAVRPERRDVLARYLPESRDALEQLRADAIRLGQSFVLDTRIVRPDGDIRWMRITADVLIRDGRVTHLYGQKQDRTDAFATDGA